A window of the Candida orthopsilosis Co 90-125, chromosome 1 draft sequence genome harbors these coding sequences:
- a CDS encoding Alg5 glucosyltransferase codes for MYAIYAAVTIAVLCAIVYATLILFSHKPRLPTSSESYYKTNDDSNTFYELPTRIDSATSKRVSKVEVSVVIPCYNETERLGKMLSEATEYLEQHYPKNYEIVIVDDGSSDGTANYAIKLANEYRLKPHTMKVVQLSKNRGKGGAVTHGLLHTSGKYALFADADGATQFSDVAKLIDYLESYPNEPAIAIGSRAHMVNTDAVVKRSLIRNFLMYGLHTLVFIFGIRKIHDTQCGFKMFNGDSIQGIFPHMHTERWIFDVEVLLLGQMQGMKMQEIAVNWQEIDGSKIDLARDSIEMAIDLVVTRLAYLLGIYKLDECGRGGKKSQ; via the coding sequence ATGTACGCAATCTACGCAGCTGTCACGATTGCCGTGTTATGTGCCATAGTATATGCTACATTGATATTATTTTCCCACAAGCCGAGACTACCAACATCAAGTGAATCATATTACAAAACTAACGACGACTCCAACACATTTTACGAACTACCAACTAGAATCGACTCGGCGACTTCCAAGAGAGTTTCCAAAGTGGAGGTCAGCGTTGTTATACCGTGTTATAACGAAACAGAAAGATTAGGCAAAATGTTGAGTGAAGCTACCGAATACCTTGAACAGCATTACCCAAAGAATTACGAAATTGTTATTGTCGATGATGGTTCAAGCGATGGAACTGCAAACTATGCAATTAAATTGGCAAATGAATACAGATTGAAACCCCACACAATGAAAGTTGTTCAGTTGTCCAAAAATAGAGGTAAAGGTGGTGCAGTCACCCATGGTCTCTTACATACCCTGGGAAAGTACGCTTTATTTGCTGATGCTGATGGTGCTACTCAATTTTCAGATGTGGCGAAGCTAATTGACTATCTCGAATCCTACCCAAACGAACCAGCAATTGCAATCGGGTCTCGCGCACACATGGTCAACACTGATGCCGTTGTCAAAAGATCACTTATACGAAATTTCCTCATGTATGGACTTCACACCTTGGTATTTATTTTTGGTATTCGAAAAATCCATGATACTCAATgtggtttcaaaatgtttaaCGGTGACTCAATTCAAGGAATTTTCCCTCACATGCATACTGAAAGATGGATCTTTGATGTTGAGGTTTTGCTTCTAGGACAAATGCAAGGAATGAAAATGCAGGAGATTGCTGTAAATTGGCAAGAAATAGATGGGTCGAAAATAGATTTGGCTAgagattcaattgaaatggCAATCGACTTAGTGGTGACGAGGTTGGCATACTTGTTAGGAATATATAAGTTGGATGAATGCGGCAGAGGTGGTAAAAAGAGTCAATAG
- a CDS encoding Pga34 GPI-anchored protein, which yields MKLSRTLILASGLAGSINAATDTAITETVTITKTLYTPEESLSMAEEAAKAASIASVLSVESLASVVAAQSAVDGYYRSLASASEALLVQETAALENKGYNATNNVTIHYVTVTIKPKSKATSSASEKLILDTESTDTGSGSSSSEAVTIPAEETSEGSGIKLPNGQYTGAAAGLCALVVALL from the coding sequence atgaaattATCAAGAACCTTAATCTTAGCTTCAGGATTGGCCGGCTCAATTAATGCCGCAACTGACACTGCAATTACTGAAACAGTCACCATCACTAAGACTTTGTACACTCCAGAGGAGTCCTTAAGTATGGCTGAAGAAGCCGCAAAAGCAGCTTCCATAGCTTCGGTGTTATCCGTTGAGTCACTAGCTTCAGTTGTTGCTGCTCAACTGGCAGTAGATGGTTACTACAGATCTTTAGCGTCGGCTTCAGAGGCTTTACTTGTTCAAGAAACAGCTGCATTAGAGAATAAGGGCTATAACGCTACCAACAATGTTACAATCCACTATGTTACCGTCACTATCAAGCCAAAATCTAAGGCAACAAGCTCTGCCTcagaaaaattgattcttgatACTGAGAGTACCGACACTGGATCTGGTTCAAGTTCATCTGAAGCTGTCACCATTCCTGCAGAAGAGACTTCAGAGGGTTCTGGTATTAAGTTACCCAATGGACAATACACTGGTGCTGCTGCTGGTTTATGTGCTTTGGTTGTTGCACTTTTATGA